The following proteins come from a genomic window of Candidatus Zixiibacteriota bacterium:
- a CDS encoding enoyl-CoA hydratase/isomerase family protein, which produces MNGSRTVRVETVGPIGKVVFCRPEVHNAFNAQVIDEMTFAFKRLKTDQDVRVVVLTGEGKSFCAGADLNWMRSVKDAAYEDNLDEARRLAELFYDIYSFPKPVIGRINGAAIGGGTGFVAVTDIAVAAASAVFSFSEVKIGVVPACISPYVIKRVGEGRAREFFLTGDRLSAERALEAGLVNRAVPDDLLDATVTGIVQQLLSSGPEAIKVCKSLLQNVPEQTVDEFKEYTARVIADLRQSPEGQEGMDAFLNKRKPKWVIEE; this is translated from the coding sequence ATGAACGGAAGCAGGACAGTCCGCGTCGAGACCGTCGGACCGATCGGCAAGGTGGTTTTCTGCCGGCCGGAAGTACACAACGCGTTTAACGCGCAAGTGATCGATGAGATGACGTTTGCGTTCAAGCGGCTGAAGACCGACCAGGATGTGCGGGTGGTGGTCTTGACGGGCGAGGGAAAATCGTTTTGCGCCGGCGCCGATTTGAACTGGATGCGGTCGGTGAAGGATGCGGCGTACGAGGACAATCTCGACGAAGCGCGGCGACTGGCGGAATTGTTTTACGATATCTATTCGTTTCCGAAGCCGGTGATCGGGCGGATCAACGGCGCGGCGATCGGCGGTGGGACGGGATTTGTCGCGGTGACCGATATCGCGGTGGCGGCGGCGAGCGCGGTGTTCTCGTTCAGCGAGGTGAAGATCGGCGTGGTGCCGGCGTGCATCTCGCCGTACGTGATCAAGCGGGTCGGCGAGGGACGGGCGCGGGAATTTTTCCTTACCGGCGACCGACTGTCGGCCGAGCGCGCGCTGGAGGCGGGGCTGGTCAATCGCGCCGTGCCGGATGATCTATTGGACGCGACGGTGACGGGGATCGTGCAGCAGTTGCTGTCGTCGGGGCCGGAAGCGATCAAGGTGTGCAAGAGCCTGTTGCAGAATGTGCCGGAACAGACGGTGGATGAATTCAAGGAATACACGGCGCGGGTCATCGCCGATTTGCGGCAGTCGCCGGAAGGGCAGGAGGGGATGGACGCGTTTTTGAATAAGCGGAAGCCGAAGTGGGTGATTGAGGAGTAG
- a CDS encoding Zn-ribbon domain-containing OB-fold protein, translating to MMFPARYHREMPHRYRMEASKCKKCGAVYFPHRLICRECKGREFETITLSERGKLLSYTVIHTPASQFKDIAPYALGILETKEGAKLTAQIVDLPYEEIRTGMELQIEFRRVQTDGHEGVLAYGYKLVPVM from the coding sequence CTGATGTTTCCGGCGAGATATCATCGAGAGATGCCGCATCGCTATCGAATGGAAGCGAGCAAGTGCAAGAAATGCGGCGCGGTGTATTTTCCGCACCGGCTGATCTGCCGGGAGTGCAAGGGGCGCGAATTTGAAACAATTACTTTATCTGAGCGCGGTAAGTTATTGAGTTACACGGTAATACATACACCGGCGAGCCAGTTCAAGGACATCGCGCCGTATGCGCTCGGAATTTTGGAGACGAAGGAAGGTGCGAAGCTCACCGCGCAGATTGTAGATCTGCCTTACGAGGAAATCCGGACCGGCATGGAGCTGCAGATTGAGTTCCGGCGGGTCCAGACCGACGGCCACGAAGGCGTGCTGGCCTACGGATACAAACTCGTACCGGTGATGTAG
- the flgF gene encoding flagellar basal-body rod protein FlgF, giving the protein MLKGIYNTAASMVPRLRKQEVIANNLANAETAGYKKDSLFLRVFKKEQGISAKLIQPSWEVRMIDKIYTDYSGGALEATGCDLDLALQSDGFFAVLTPNGEAYTRNGAFTLGADGTLTSSDGYPVLGDGGPIVLTQDKVAVGNDGQLMVDGQTIGKLRIVDFEDPLQLQKTSGTLYTTDGATTPITPANVNVRQGYLERSNVDILKEMVDMIDTYRMFETGQKMIQIQDDTLGKAVSELPRV; this is encoded by the coding sequence ATGCTGAAAGGAATCTACAACACCGCCGCTTCGATGGTCCCTCGGCTGCGCAAGCAAGAGGTGATCGCGAACAATCTGGCCAATGCCGAGACAGCGGGCTACAAGAAGGATTCACTGTTTCTGCGGGTCTTCAAGAAGGAGCAGGGAATTTCGGCCAAGCTGATTCAGCCGTCCTGGGAGGTACGCATGATTGACAAGATTTATACCGATTACAGCGGCGGCGCGCTGGAAGCGACGGGCTGCGATCTCGACCTGGCGCTGCAGAGCGACGGGTTTTTCGCGGTGCTGACCCCCAATGGCGAGGCGTACACGCGCAACGGCGCGTTCACACTCGGCGCCGACGGCACGCTGACGAGTTCCGACGGTTACCCGGTGCTGGGCGACGGCGGCCCGATCGTGCTGACGCAGGACAAGGTAGCGGTCGGCAATGACGGACAATTGATGGTGGACGGGCAGACGATCGGCAAGCTGCGGATCGTGGATTTTGAGGATCCGCTGCAGTTGCAGAAGACCTCGGGCACGCTGTACACGACCGACGGCGCGACGACGCCGATCACGCCGGCAAACGTCAACGTGCGCCAGGGTTACCTGGAACGCTCGAATGTGGACATCCTGAAGGAGATGGTCGACATGATCGACACTTACCGGATGTTCGAGACGGGCCAGAAGATGATACAGATTCAAGACGATACGCTCGGCAAAGCGGTAAGCGAATTGCCACGCGTGTAG
- a CDS encoding flagellar basal body L-ring protein FlgH → MNRRSKSSAKLSAIGFVLAVLTLLLALPLSLKAQRVGTDGSFFTDIKAHRVGDLLTVLVYENTEASNESAMKTEEKSEGSTRSSGGVGPLNFIPLFSADNANDNTYDGKGTNSRRGSIRARMTVEVVGERTNGDLVIHGSRVLEINSEKETMTLSGLIRRADINPDNTIDSYNIANAKIEYTGKGPAADGSKPGLITRVLNWIF, encoded by the coding sequence ATGAACAGACGGTCAAAGTCATCCGCTAAGCTGTCGGCGATCGGTTTCGTGCTGGCGGTGCTGACGCTGCTGCTGGCGTTGCCGCTGTCGCTGAAGGCGCAGCGGGTCGGGACCGACGGGTCGTTTTTTACCGACATCAAAGCGCACCGGGTCGGCGATCTGCTGACGGTGCTGGTTTACGAGAACACGGAAGCCTCGAACGAGTCGGCGATGAAGACGGAGGAGAAGAGCGAAGGCTCGACGCGCTCATCGGGAGGCGTGGGACCGCTCAACTTCATTCCGCTGTTTTCCGCCGACAACGCCAATGACAACACCTACGACGGCAAAGGGACCAATTCCCGCCGCGGTTCGATTCGCGCCCGCATGACAGTGGAAGTCGTCGGCGAACGGACCAACGGGGATTTGGTGATCCACGGTTCGCGGGTCCTGGAGATCAATTCGGAGAAGGAGACGATGACGTTGTCCGGCCTGATTCGCCGGGCCGACATCAATCCCGACAACACGATCGACTCCTACAACATCGCGAACGCCAAGATTGAATACACCGGCAAGGGACCGGCCGCTGACGGTTCCAAACCTGGCTTAATCACCAGGGTTCTCAATTGGATCTTCTAA
- the flgG gene encoding flagellar basal-body rod protein FlgG, whose protein sequence is MIRSLRTAASGMSAQQMNVDNIANNLANVNTTGFKKSKIEFQDIMYQSLRKPGVTSITGATVPTALDIGYGTRPVATTRQFSVGELQQSGNPLDLAIDGDGFYQIQQADGTIAYTRDGSFKLSADGRVTTSDGLFLTPDITIPEDAVSIAVGFDGRVSVVQTGSSDPQEIGQIELARFINPAGLEARGHNLFVETPASGAPITGAAGEDGLGRINQGYLEMSNVDVVTEMVNMIVAQRAYEINSKAIQTADDMSSLVNNLKR, encoded by the coding sequence ATGATTCGATCGCTCAGAACGGCCGCATCGGGCATGAGTGCCCAGCAGATGAACGTCGACAACATCGCGAACAACCTGGCCAACGTCAATACGACCGGCTTCAAGAAATCAAAAATCGAATTTCAGGACATCATGTACCAGTCGCTGCGCAAACCGGGCGTGACCTCGATCACCGGCGCGACGGTGCCGACGGCGCTCGATATCGGGTACGGCACGCGGCCGGTGGCGACGACGCGCCAGTTTTCGGTGGGCGAGCTGCAGCAGAGCGGCAACCCGCTCGATTTGGCAATCGACGGCGACGGGTTCTACCAGATTCAGCAGGCCGACGGGACGATTGCCTACACGCGCGACGGCTCGTTCAAGCTGTCTGCCGACGGGCGCGTCACGACCTCGGACGGGTTGTTCCTGACGCCGGATATCACGATTCCGGAAGATGCGGTCTCGATCGCCGTGGGGTTTGACGGCCGGGTATCGGTGGTGCAGACCGGTTCGAGCGATCCGCAGGAGATCGGGCAGATCGAGCTGGCGCGGTTCATCAATCCGGCGGGGTTGGAAGCCAGGGGGCACAATCTCTTTGTCGAGACGCCCGCCTCGGGTGCGCCGATCACCGGCGCGGCCGGCGAGGATGGACTGGGGCGCATCAACCAGGGTTACCTGGAGATGTCGAATGTCGACGTGGTCACCGAGATGGTGAACATGATCGTGGCGCAGCGAGCATACGAGATCAACTCAAAAGCAATCCAGACCGCGGATGACATGAGCAGTCTGGTCAACAATCTGAAACGGTAG
- a CDS encoding thiolase domain-containing protein, whose product MRDVAIIGVGLQKWGELWEKSFRDLFVEAALNALAETKVDKLDHMYIGCMSGGLFVGQEHIGAIMADYLGQRYLGATRVESACASGGAALRAGFIDVASGMSDIVLVGGVEKMTDVSGDGATYALATAADQEYEVYNGATFPGLYALMARAYMEKFGATRDQLSAVPVKNHENGLNNPNAQYQMKISVDDVNKSVMVADPLRILDCSPITDGAAALILCPLEMAKKLSDKPAIKIIGSAMASDTIALHDRRDFTTLDAVKMSSMAALKMAGKAVHDVNVTEVHDCFSIAEIIVSESLGFFACGKGAAAAANGETRIDGKFPINPSGGLKSKGHPVGATGVAQAIEITYQLRGEAGKRQVKNARVGMTQNMGGSGGSSVVHVMEVA is encoded by the coding sequence ATGAGAGATGTAGCAATCATCGGCGTAGGGCTGCAGAAGTGGGGAGAGTTGTGGGAGAAATCCTTCCGCGATCTCTTCGTCGAAGCGGCGCTGAACGCATTAGCAGAAACCAAGGTCGACAAGCTCGACCACATGTATATCGGCTGTATGTCGGGCGGGTTGTTCGTCGGGCAGGAACATATCGGCGCGATCATGGCCGACTATCTGGGGCAGCGCTATCTCGGCGCGACGCGGGTCGAGTCGGCGTGCGCCTCCGGCGGCGCGGCGTTGCGCGCGGGATTCATCGACGTGGCCTCCGGTATGAGCGATATCGTGCTGGTGGGCGGTGTCGAGAAGATGACGGATGTCTCCGGCGACGGCGCGACCTACGCGCTGGCGACGGCGGCGGATCAGGAATATGAAGTCTACAACGGCGCGACGTTCCCGGGGTTGTATGCCCTGATGGCGCGCGCGTACATGGAGAAATTCGGCGCGACGCGCGACCAGTTGTCGGCGGTGCCGGTGAAGAATCACGAGAATGGGTTGAACAATCCGAATGCGCAGTATCAGATGAAGATCTCCGTCGACGACGTCAACAAGTCGGTGATGGTGGCTGATCCGCTGCGGATTCTCGACTGCTCGCCGATCACCGACGGCGCGGCGGCGCTGATTCTGTGTCCGCTGGAGATGGCGAAGAAGCTATCAGACAAACCGGCGATTAAGATCATCGGTTCGGCGATGGCCTCGGATACGATCGCGCTGCACGATCGGCGCGACTTCACGACGCTCGATGCGGTGAAGATGTCGTCGATGGCAGCGCTGAAGATGGCGGGGAAGGCCGTGCACGATGTCAACGTGACGGAAGTGCACGATTGCTTCTCGATCGCGGAGATCATCGTGTCGGAGTCGCTCGGGTTCTTTGCCTGCGGCAAGGGCGCAGCAGCGGCAGCCAACGGCGAGACGCGGATCGATGGGAAGTTTCCGATCAATCCGTCGGGCGGCTTGAAGTCGAAGGGGCATCCGGTCGGAGCAACCGGTGTGGCCCAGGCGATTGAGATAACCTATCAGCTTCGGGGAGAAGCCGGCAAGCGGCAGGTGAAGAATGCGCGGGTCGGCATGACGCAGAATATGGGCGGCTCGGGCGGCAGCTCGGTTGTGCATGTGATGGAGGTGGCCTGA
- a CDS encoding flagellar basal body P-ring protein FlgI, with amino-acid sequence MRILRLLIIGLIIFVLVNIVSLMEARADVRIKDIARVSQTGEVDLVGYGLVVGLNGTGDGKGALFTVQSITNMLQRMGITVAPEKIKIKNVAAVLVTAKLPPSSISGDKLDVTVSSIGDASTLEGGTLVMTPLADRNGTIYGYAQGSVSIGGFNVQVGDNKIVSNYTLVGRIPNGLALERELNRDSDTPNLVKLSLYNPDYTTVERVKQTINAKYAHAATVAGDGALTITLPEGLSGSDGKAYFIAAIENLTVTPDSRARIVINEKTGTIVAGGNVTIAPVALAHGNITIEVRSIPVISQPEPFGKGETVQTQDTQVDVTEEEARVVYFEERTNISEIAAALNAIGASPRDIIAIFQAIKQAGALRAELVVL; translated from the coding sequence ATGCGCATTTTGCGACTGCTGATCATCGGATTGATCATCTTCGTGCTGGTCAACATTGTCTCGCTGATGGAGGCGCGCGCTGACGTCAGAATCAAGGACATAGCCCGCGTGAGCCAAACCGGCGAGGTCGACCTCGTCGGTTATGGTTTAGTGGTCGGGTTGAACGGCACCGGCGACGGCAAGGGCGCGCTGTTCACGGTGCAGTCAATCACGAACATGCTGCAGCGGATGGGCATCACGGTGGCGCCGGAGAAGATCAAGATCAAGAACGTGGCCGCGGTGCTGGTGACGGCCAAGTTGCCGCCGAGTTCCATCAGCGGCGACAAGCTGGATGTGACGGTTTCCTCGATCGGGGATGCCTCGACGCTGGAAGGGGGAACGCTGGTCATGACGCCGCTGGCTGACCGCAACGGTACCATCTACGGCTACGCGCAGGGGAGCGTGTCGATCGGCGGATTCAACGTGCAAGTGGGCGACAACAAGATTGTCAGCAACTATACATTGGTGGGGCGAATCCCCAACGGCCTGGCGCTGGAGCGCGAACTCAATCGTGATTCCGACACACCGAATCTGGTCAAGCTTTCGCTGTACAATCCGGACTATACGACCGTCGAACGGGTAAAGCAAACGATCAATGCGAAGTACGCTCATGCCGCGACGGTGGCGGGTGACGGCGCGCTTACGATCACGCTGCCCGAGGGGCTGAGCGGATCGGACGGCAAGGCCTATTTCATCGCGGCGATCGAGAATCTCACAGTCACGCCGGATTCGCGGGCGCGGATCGTGATCAACGAGAAGACAGGCACGATCGTCGCCGGCGGCAATGTCACGATTGCGCCGGTGGCGCTGGCGCACGGGAACATCACGATCGAGGTGCGGTCGATCCCGGTGATCAGCCAGCCGGAGCCGTTCGGCAAGGGGGAGACGGTACAGACCCAGGATACGCAGGTGGATGTGACCGAGGAAGAAGCGCGGGTGGTGTACTTCGAAGAGCGCACAAACATTTCTGAAATTGCCGCCGCGCTGAATGCGATCGGCGCATCGCCGCGCGACATTATCGCGATCTTCCAGGCAATCAAGCAGGCCGGGGCGCTGCGCGCCGAACTGGTCGTGCTATGA
- a CDS encoding hydroxymethylglutaryl-CoA synthase, with protein sequence MSRKVGIVGYGAHIPRYRIKVEEIAKTWGADAPSYKKGLELWEKSVPPPDQDTITLSVEAAKRALKRAGIAGKQIGCMYIGSESHPYAVKPSGTVVAEAIGAVPFCRVADFEFACKAGTEGMFVAMTLVKAGEIEYGMGIAADTSQGAPGDALEYSAGAGAAAFVFGANNLVAECEFTTSYMTDTPDFWRREHEFYPQHGGRFTGEPAYFKHTQGAALDLLKKSGMKPGDFQWAVFHQPNGKFPHRVGQMLGFKKEQMETGRLTPRLGNTYSGASPIGLTAILDHAKPGDKIFMVSYGSGAGSDGFIWNVTDRIKEVQDITTKTFTLLDEKKYYVDYGTYAKFRRKILKNA encoded by the coding sequence ATGTCCCGAAAAGTCGGCATTGTTGGTTACGGAGCCCACATCCCGCGGTATCGCATCAAGGTCGAGGAAATCGCCAAGACCTGGGGCGCGGATGCTCCGTCGTACAAAAAGGGTCTCGAGTTGTGGGAGAAATCTGTCCCACCACCCGACCAGGATACGATCACGCTGTCGGTGGAAGCTGCCAAGCGTGCATTGAAGCGCGCCGGTATCGCCGGCAAGCAGATCGGTTGCATGTATATCGGCTCGGAGTCGCATCCGTACGCCGTGAAACCCTCCGGAACGGTGGTGGCCGAGGCGATCGGCGCGGTGCCGTTCTGCCGCGTGGCGGATTTTGAATTCGCCTGCAAAGCGGGCACCGAGGGCATGTTCGTGGCGATGACGCTGGTGAAGGCCGGGGAAATCGAGTACGGCATGGGGATCGCGGCGGATACCTCGCAGGGCGCGCCGGGCGATGCGCTCGAATATTCGGCGGGCGCGGGCGCAGCGGCGTTTGTGTTTGGCGCGAATAATCTGGTCGCCGAGTGCGAGTTTACGACCTCATATATGACCGACACGCCGGATTTCTGGCGGCGCGAGCATGAGTTTTATCCGCAGCACGGCGGCCGCTTTACAGGCGAGCCGGCATACTTCAAGCACACGCAGGGCGCGGCGCTCGACTTGTTGAAGAAGTCGGGGATGAAGCCGGGCGATTTCCAGTGGGCGGTGTTTCACCAGCCGAACGGGAAGTTCCCGCACCGCGTGGGGCAGATGCTGGGATTCAAGAAAGAGCAAATGGAGACGGGCCGCTTGACGCCGCGTCTCGGCAATACCTATTCCGGCGCATCGCCGATCGGCTTGACCGCGATTTTGGATCACGCCAAGCCGGGCGACAAGATTTTCATGGTGTCCTACGGTTCCGGAGCGGGCTCGGACGGCTTCATCTGGAACGTGACCGACCGCATCAAGGAAGTGCAGGATATCACGACCAAGACGTTTACGCTTCTCGACGAGAAGAAGTACTACGTCGATTACGGCACCTACGCCAAGTTCCGGCGGAAAATCTTGAAGAACGCTTAG
- a CDS encoding methylcrotonoyl-CoA carboxylase, producing the protein MYRIESKIDTKAPEYRQNYEDNKRLLEELRGRLERVRQGGPPQAVERHKARGKMTVRERLAKLFDDNTPFVELSPLAAYDMYDNEAPAAGMVTGIGVVHGREVVVVANDATVKGGTYFPITIKKHVRAQDVARKHHLPCIYLVDSGGIFLPEQSGTFPDRDHFGKIFYNQATLSALRIPQIACVLGSCTAGGAYVPAMSDEAIIVRKQGTIFIGGPPLVKAATGEEVSDEDLGGADVHCRISGVADHYAQNDEHAIQICRNIVETLDRSKKFQLDRAETEEPQYDPDELYGIVPTDLKKPFDVKEVIARLVDGSRFQEFKALYGITLVCGFARIHGYPVGILANNGVLFSESSLKGAHFIELCALRKIPLVFLQNITGFIVGKKYEHGGIARDGAKLVHAVANAQVPKFTVIVGGSYGAGNYAMCGRGYDPNFLWMWPNGKICVMGGEQAADVLWTVKKAQLAKKGVAITPEMEAEFKKPTLEKYERESSAYYSTARIWDDGIIDPIKTRELLALAIAASLNVPIAEHNFGVFRM; encoded by the coding sequence ATGTATCGGATCGAATCGAAGATCGACACCAAAGCGCCCGAGTACAGACAGAACTATGAAGACAACAAGCGGCTGCTGGAGGAACTCCGCGGCCGCTTAGAGAGAGTGCGTCAGGGCGGGCCGCCGCAGGCTGTGGAACGCCATAAGGCTCGCGGCAAGATGACGGTGCGCGAGCGGTTGGCGAAATTGTTCGACGACAACACGCCGTTTGTCGAACTCTCGCCGCTGGCGGCGTACGATATGTATGACAACGAGGCGCCGGCGGCCGGCATGGTGACCGGTATCGGTGTCGTGCATGGTCGGGAAGTGGTTGTCGTGGCCAACGACGCCACAGTCAAGGGCGGCACCTATTTTCCCATCACGATCAAGAAGCACGTGCGGGCGCAGGATGTGGCGCGCAAGCATCATCTGCCGTGTATCTACCTGGTGGATTCGGGGGGAATTTTCCTGCCGGAGCAATCGGGGACGTTTCCCGATCGCGATCATTTCGGAAAGATATTCTATAATCAGGCGACGCTGTCGGCGCTGCGGATTCCGCAGATTGCCTGCGTGCTGGGCTCGTGCACGGCGGGGGGCGCATATGTGCCGGCGATGTCGGACGAGGCGATCATCGTGCGCAAGCAGGGGACAATCTTCATCGGGGGACCGCCGCTGGTGAAGGCGGCGACCGGTGAGGAAGTCTCGGATGAGGATCTCGGCGGCGCGGATGTGCATTGCCGAATCTCCGGAGTGGCGGATCATTACGCGCAGAACGACGAGCATGCGATTCAGATTTGCCGCAACATCGTGGAGACGCTGGACCGGTCGAAGAAGTTCCAGTTGGATCGCGCCGAGACCGAAGAGCCGCAGTACGATCCGGATGAGTTGTACGGGATCGTGCCGACCGACTTGAAGAAGCCGTTTGATGTGAAGGAAGTAATCGCGCGGCTGGTGGACGGGAGCCGGTTCCAGGAGTTCAAGGCGCTGTATGGAATCACGCTGGTGTGCGGATTTGCGCGGATTCATGGGTACCCGGTGGGGATTCTGGCGAACAACGGGGTATTGTTCAGCGAATCGTCGCTCAAAGGCGCGCACTTTATCGAATTGTGCGCGCTGCGGAAGATACCCTTGGTCTTCCTGCAGAATATCACGGGATTTATCGTCGGCAAGAAGTACGAGCATGGCGGGATCGCGCGCGACGGTGCGAAACTTGTGCACGCGGTCGCGAACGCGCAGGTGCCGAAGTTCACGGTGATCGTGGGTGGATCGTACGGCGCGGGGAACTACGCGATGTGCGGGCGCGGGTATGATCCGAATTTCCTCTGGATGTGGCCGAACGGCAAGATTTGTGTGATGGGCGGGGAACAGGCGGCGGACGTGTTGTGGACGGTCAAGAAGGCGCAGTTGGCTAAGAAGGGGGTGGCGATTACGCCGGAGATGGAAGCGGAATTCAAGAAGCCGACACTGGAGAAGTACGAGCGGGAGTCCTCGGCGTATTACTCGACCGCGCGGATTTGGGATGACGGGATTATCGATCCGATTAAGACGCGGGAGCTTCTGGCGCTGGCGATCGCGGCGTCGCTGAATGTGCCGATCGCCGAGCACAATTTTGGAGTGTTTAGAATGTAG
- the flgA gene encoding flagellar basal body P-ring formation protein FlgA: protein MHRITQGRVIAKKAAGFLNAGFHAVAVSRRIVISDFGRKLTIGAMLWLMMISLAHTWATGNTQAQIEQAVRKLLTDTRYEYIVALNQTMTGAPERYDSLRVEPVGDALPFGNCWVRVFFYTDNAVVYTATLNAQVSWYQEMFVSTRAIPRGEPLTPDLFTVLRREVTSTADPAITSLDEIDGQEAARTIPQGKALTFSMVKPEEVIKRGDQVTIFYQSGNLQITASGEAREAGARGEVIKIKNLATNRIISAEVQDEQTVKVIR from the coding sequence ATGCATCGCATCACACAGGGACGTGTCATTGCGAAAAAGGCAGCCGGATTTTTGAACGCCGGTTTTCACGCGGTCGCCGTGTCGCGGCGGATCGTCATCTCCGATTTCGGCCGCAAGCTGACGATCGGGGCCATGCTGTGGCTGATGATGATCTCGCTGGCGCACACCTGGGCGACCGGGAATACGCAGGCGCAGATTGAGCAGGCCGTGCGCAAGCTGCTGACCGATACGCGCTACGAGTATATCGTCGCGCTGAACCAGACCATGACCGGCGCGCCGGAGCGTTACGATTCGCTGCGGGTCGAGCCGGTGGGAGATGCACTGCCGTTCGGAAACTGCTGGGTGCGCGTGTTCTTCTACACCGACAACGCGGTGGTCTACACGGCGACGCTGAATGCCCAGGTAAGCTGGTACCAGGAGATGTTCGTGAGTACGCGGGCGATACCGCGGGGCGAGCCGCTGACGCCGGATTTGTTCACGGTGTTGCGGCGCGAGGTGACTTCGACCGCCGATCCGGCGATCACGTCGCTGGACGAAATCGACGGGCAGGAAGCGGCGCGGACGATCCCGCAGGGGAAAGCGCTGACCTTCTCGATGGTCAAGCCGGAAGAAGTGATCAAGCGGGGCGACCAGGTCACGATTTTCTATCAGAGCGGCAATTTGCAAATCACGGCCTCGGGCGAAGCGCGGGAAGCCGGCGCGCGCGGCGAGGTGATAAAGATAAAGAATCTGGCTACGAACAGAATAATCTCAGCCGAGGTGCAGGATGAACAGACGGTCAAAGTCATCCGCTAA
- the accC gene encoding acetyl-CoA carboxylase biotin carboxylase subunit — MLKKILVANRGEIALRIMRAAREMNIPTVSVYSEADSDALHVRRAQEAVLLGPPPASESYLAIDKIIAAAKKTRCDAVHPGYGFLAENAEFAQAVQNAGLTFIGPQPRAIRALGNKLGARSMMSKANVPTVPGGEIKSGTIEDFKKLANSIGYPVLVKAAAGGGGKGMRIVNDESHLQDAVEAAQREAKSAFGDATVYLEKYLARPRHIEVQVIADQFGHTVHLFERECSIQRRHQKIIEETPSTALTPELRKKMGEAAVAAAKAASYISAGTVEFLLDNGNFYFLEVNTRIQVEHPITEMVTGIDLVKEQFRIASGEKLSFTQEDVKVRGHATECRIYAEDPATGFLPSPGKIVYLSEPSGANLRIDSGVYSGCDVPIFYDPILSKVITYGRNREESTDRMVLALKDYRLIGIKNNVRFLIACLNHPEYRAGNIFTGFIDQHFPEWSEPEPRREFDVAVAGAVLAAMHRPAAADATTQESVSPWQTLGGWEL; from the coding sequence ATGCTGAAGAAAATCCTCGTCGCGAATCGCGGCGAAATTGCGCTGCGGATCATGCGGGCGGCGCGCGAGATGAACATTCCCACCGTCTCCGTTTATTCGGAGGCGGATAGCGACGCGCTGCACGTTCGCCGGGCGCAGGAGGCGGTACTACTGGGTCCGCCGCCGGCGTCCGAGAGTTACCTGGCGATTGACAAGATCATTGCGGCAGCGAAAAAGACGCGCTGCGATGCTGTCCATCCGGGTTACGGATTTCTGGCGGAGAATGCCGAGTTCGCGCAGGCGGTGCAGAATGCCGGGCTAACTTTCATTGGGCCGCAGCCACGGGCGATTCGAGCGCTGGGGAATAAGCTTGGCGCGCGTTCGATGATGTCGAAGGCGAACGTGCCGACCGTGCCGGGGGGCGAGATCAAATCGGGGACGATCGAAGATTTCAAGAAGCTGGCGAATTCAATTGGTTATCCGGTCTTAGTCAAAGCGGCCGCTGGCGGAGGCGGCAAGGGGATGCGCATAGTCAACGACGAGTCGCATCTGCAGGACGCAGTCGAGGCGGCGCAGCGCGAAGCGAAGTCGGCATTCGGCGACGCGACGGTTTATCTGGAGAAGTACCTGGCGCGGCCGCGGCATATTGAGGTGCAGGTGATCGCCGACCAGTTCGGGCATACGGTGCACCTGTTCGAACGCGAGTGTTCGATTCAACGACGGCATCAGAAGATTATAGAAGAGACACCGTCGACAGCACTCACGCCGGAATTGCGGAAGAAGATGGGGGAGGCAGCGGTGGCGGCGGCGAAGGCCGCGAGCTACATCTCGGCCGGGACGGTGGAATTCCTGCTCGACAACGGCAATTTCTATTTCCTCGAAGTCAACACACGCATCCAGGTGGAGCATCCGATCACGGAGATGGTGACCGGCATCGACCTAGTCAAGGAGCAATTTCGGATTGCTTCGGGGGAGAAACTCTCGTTCACGCAGGAGGATGTCAAGGTGCGCGGTCATGCGACCGAGTGCCGCATTTACGCGGAAGATCCAGCCACGGGATTTCTGCCGTCGCCGGGGAAGATCGTGTATTTGAGCGAGCCGAGCGGCGCGAATCTGCGGATCGACAGCGGTGTCTACTCCGGCTGCGACGTGCCGATCTTCTACGATCCGATTTTGTCGAAAGTGATTACCTACGGGCGCAATCGCGAGGAATCGACCGATCGGATGGTACTGGCGCTAAAAGATTATCGCCTGATCGGAATTAAGAACAACGTGCGTTTCCTGATTGCCTGCTTGAACCATCCCGAGTATCGCGCAGGGAATATCTTCACGGGCTTCATTGACCAGCATTTCCCGGAATGGTCGGAGCCGGAGCCGCGTCGCGAATTTGATGTTGCGGTGGCAGGTGCGGTGCTGGCCGCGATGCACCGGCCGGCCGCGGCTGACGCGACGACGCAGGAATCGGTATCGCCGTGGCAAACGCTGGGCGGATGGGAGCTGTGA